TCGCGGCGCCGGCTGAACGTGGCGTGCGACGCGAGCCTCCGGCGCCTGGGCACGGATTGGATCGACCTCTACTACCTGCACCGCGAGGACCCCGACACCCCGCTGGAGGAGACCGTCGCCGCGCTGGGCGATCTGATCCGCAGCGGCAAGATCCGCGCGTTCGGCGTGTCGAACTTCCGGTCCTGGCGGATCGCCGAGATCTGCCGCCTGTGCGACCGTCTGGGCATTGACCGGCCGGTGGCCTGCCAGCCCTACTACAACGCGCTCAACCGCATGCCGGAGGTCGAGATCCTGCCCGCCTGCGGCCATTACGGCTTGGGCGTGGTCCCCTACAGCCCGCTCGCCCGCGGCGTGCTCACCGGCAAGTATCGCCCCGGGGATGAACCATCCGCCGACACCCGCGCCGGCCGCAAGGACAAGCGGATGATGAACACGGAATGGCGCCCGGAAAGCCTGGAAATCGCCCAGGAGATCAAGCGCCATGCCGAATCGCGCGGGATCACGCCGGGGCAGTTCGCCGTCGCCTGGGTGCTCAACAACCGCCTCGTGACCGCCCCGATCGCCGGGCCGCGCACGGAGGAGCAATGGCGCGCTTACCTCGGCGCGCTGGACTACGCCTTCACCGCCGAGGACGAGGCGTTGATCGACCGGCTGGTAACGACCGGGCATCCCTCGTCTCCAGGCTACAACGACCCCGCCTACCCCATCGAGGGCCGCCCCGCGCGAACCACCTCGCCGCCGGCACCGTAGGCCACGCCGGAGAATCGTTCCCCACTCCCGAAAGGGACGGAACAGCGGAAGGCGTTGCGCGGTCAGCACGCGCCGACGCCGCTTCGCGCCTTCATCGACATTCCGAAAGACGCGGACGGGGCGCGACCGATGCGGGGCGCCACCACTTGACAATTCGTTCG
The window above is part of the Azospirillum sp. TSH58 genome. Proteins encoded here:
- a CDS encoding aldo/keto reductase, which encodes MDYRKLGRSGVKVSPLCLGAMMFGGPTDEPTAVRIIAEAAEAGINFIDTADVYNEGRSEEIVGRAVRSDRERWVVATKLGNPTGPGPNQRGLSRRRLNVACDASLRRLGTDWIDLYYLHREDPDTPLEETVAALGDLIRSGKIRAFGVSNFRSWRIAEICRLCDRLGIDRPVACQPYYNALNRMPEVEILPACGHYGLGVVPYSPLARGVLTGKYRPGDEPSADTRAGRKDKRMMNTEWRPESLEIAQEIKRHAESRGITPGQFAVAWVLNNRLVTAPIAGPRTEEQWRAYLGALDYAFTAEDEALIDRLVTTGHPSSPGYNDPAYPIEGRPARTTSPPAP